A single genomic interval of Ramlibacter pinisoli harbors:
- a CDS encoding nuclear transport factor 2 family protein has protein sequence MATFTPADHAALIRRYFQACNDADYEALVDCFTPDAVHYFPPGLPDIPWRSADVIARKWIWCVNELGSQWTIEKILVSHDSPEAVIEWTHWKNKSGTALRGDEWYRFDPATGKIAEIRAYYAAPADRAVQINELFAFDYAARGYHLRSE, from the coding sequence ATGGCGACGTTCACACCTGCCGATCACGCCGCGCTCATCCGCCGCTACTTCCAGGCATGCAACGACGCCGACTACGAGGCGCTCGTCGATTGCTTCACGCCCGACGCGGTCCACTACTTTCCCCCCGGCCTGCCGGACATCCCCTGGCGCAGCGCGGACGTCATCGCCAGGAAGTGGATCTGGTGCGTCAACGAGCTCGGTTCGCAGTGGACGATCGAGAAGATCCTGGTCAGCCACGACAGCCCCGAGGCCGTCATCGAGTGGACGCACTGGAAGAACAAGAGCGGCACGGCCCTGCGCGGGGACGAGTGGTACCGGTTCGACCCCGCGACGGGAAAGATCGCCGAGATCCGCGCCTACTATGCGGCGCCGGCGGACAGGGCCGTGCAGATCAACGAGCTCTTCGCCTTCGACTACGCCGCGCGCGGGTACCACCTGAGGAGCGAGTGA
- a CDS encoding flavin-containing monooxygenase encodes MATEHFDVVVVGAGISGIAAAHHLRKECPGQRFVVLEAQESHGGTWLTHRYPAARSDSDLYTYGYGFKPWTGTPIATAQEIRAYMGEVIRDDALAPHIRYRHVIRSGSWDSRDNRWTLLAERGDTGETVRITACFLWMCQGYYRHSKGYTPTWPGMDAFRGQVVHPQTWPDDLDCTGKRVVVIGSGATAATLVPGLAGRCAELTMLQRSPGYFTVGRNAVALADELRQLKVDEHWIHEIVRRKLMREREAFTKRAREEPDAVKQELLQGVRAHLGPDFDVDRHFTPRYRPWQQRVAFDPEGAFFRAFREGQAQIVTDEIECFTEGGIQLRSGRLLAADVVVTATGFDLSVLGDIRFAIDGKPLVFSDTVAYRGMMFTGVPNLAWIFGYFRASWTLRVDLVAGFVCRLLRHMDRIGAQCVTPALRPEDHDMALRPWMPVDDFHPGYLARGLHLLPKQGNKPEWQINQDYLTEREEFAAIDLDSPVFDYARAEQVA; translated from the coding sequence ATGGCGACCGAGCATTTCGACGTCGTCGTCGTCGGCGCCGGCATCTCCGGCATCGCCGCGGCGCACCACCTGCGCAAGGAATGCCCGGGCCAGCGCTTTGTCGTGCTGGAAGCCCAGGAAAGCCATGGCGGGACCTGGCTCACGCACCGTTACCCCGCGGCGCGCTCCGACAGCGACCTGTACACCTACGGCTATGGCTTCAAGCCGTGGACTGGTACGCCCATCGCCACGGCGCAGGAGATCCGGGCCTACATGGGAGAAGTGATCCGGGATGATGCACTGGCCCCGCACATCCGCTACCGGCACGTGATCCGCAGCGGTTCCTGGGACAGCCGCGACAACCGATGGACCCTGCTGGCGGAGCGAGGCGACACCGGCGAGACGGTGCGCATCACCGCCTGTTTCCTCTGGATGTGCCAAGGCTATTACCGCCACTCCAAGGGCTACACGCCGACTTGGCCGGGGATGGATGCCTTCCGGGGGCAGGTCGTGCACCCGCAGACCTGGCCGGACGACCTGGACTGCACCGGCAAGCGCGTCGTGGTGATCGGCTCGGGCGCGACCGCCGCGACGCTGGTGCCCGGGCTTGCGGGCCGCTGCGCCGAGCTCACGATGCTGCAGCGTTCGCCCGGCTACTTCACCGTCGGGCGCAACGCCGTCGCCCTGGCCGACGAACTGCGCCAGCTGAAGGTGGACGAGCACTGGATCCACGAGATCGTGCGGCGCAAGCTGATGCGCGAGCGCGAAGCCTTCACCAAGCGCGCCCGTGAGGAACCGGACGCCGTGAAGCAGGAACTGCTGCAGGGAGTGCGGGCCCACCTGGGCCCGGACTTCGATGTCGACCGGCACTTCACGCCGCGCTACCGGCCCTGGCAGCAACGCGTTGCCTTCGACCCGGAAGGTGCCTTCTTCCGTGCTTTCCGCGAAGGCCAGGCGCAGATCGTCACCGACGAGATCGAATGCTTCACCGAGGGCGGCATCCAGCTGCGGTCCGGCCGGCTGCTGGCAGCCGACGTCGTCGTGACCGCCACCGGCTTCGACCTGTCGGTGCTTGGCGACATCCGCTTTGCCATCGACGGCAAGCCCCTGGTCTTCTCCGACACGGTGGCCTATCGCGGGATGATGTTCACAGGGGTGCCCAACCTGGCCTGGATCTTCGGCTACTTCCGGGCCAGCTGGACACTGCGCGTGGACCTGGTCGCGGGTTTCGTCTGCCGCTTGCTGCGCCACATGGACCGGATCGGGGCGCAGTGCGTGACGCCGGCGCTTCGGCCCGAGGACCATGACATGGCCCTGCGCCCGTGGATGCCCGTCGACGACTTCCATCCCGGCTACCTGGCGCGCGGCCTGCATCTCCTCCCCAAGCAGGGCAACAAGCCGGAGTGGCAGATCAACCAGGACTACCTGACGGAGCGCGAGGAGTTCGCTGCGATCGACCTGGACAGCCCGGTGTTCGACTACGCCCGGGCAGAGCAGGTGGCGTGA